A part of Petrotoga sp. 9PW.55.5.1 genomic DNA contains:
- the coaD gene encoding pantetheine-phosphate adenylyltransferase produces MRDAVYPGSFDPITFGHVNIVKRAIERFDKLHVVVMDNPNKNYLFSLDERLAMVKNDLKEVKNVVVDTYNGLLVNYLKEHKIYNLIRGLRAVSDYEYELQMAHANKSLLPELEIFFLMADTKFSYISSSMIKEIAMYDGDISKWVSPYVESKLKERLLKK; encoded by the coding sequence ATAAGAGATGCAGTATATCCCGGGAGTTTTGATCCAATAACATTTGGTCATGTAAATATAGTTAAAAGAGCAATTGAAAGGTTCGATAAACTACACGTTGTTGTAATGGATAATCCAAATAAAAACTATCTGTTTTCTTTAGATGAAAGACTCGCAATGGTCAAAAATGATTTGAAAGAAGTAAAAAACGTTGTAGTAGATACATATAACGGACTTTTAGTTAATTATCTCAAAGAACATAAAATATATAATCTGATCCGCGGTTTAAGAGCAGTAAGTGATTATGAATATGAACTTCAAATGGCTCATGCAAATAAATCTTTGTTACCCGAATTAGAGATATTTTTTCTCATGGCTGATACGAAGTTTTCTTATATTTCATCTTCTATGATAAAAGAAATAGCTATGTATGATGGGGATATAAGTAAATGGGTTTCACCGTATGTTGAATCAAAGTTAAAAGAAAGATTATTAAAAAAATAG